The following coding sequences are from one Granulicella sp. L56 window:
- a CDS encoding type 1 glutamine amidotransferase domain-containing protein: MKILMVLTSHDQLGETGHKTGFWIEEFAAPYFVFRDAGVELPLASPNGGQPPLDRKSDLAESQAPAMTRFKKDEEVRKPLSQTSKLADMRAVDFDTVFYVGGHGPMWDLAESPVSIALLESFYNSGKLIALVCHSPGVLSHAKYQGVPLVKGKHVAGFTNGEEEEMQLTKADWQPFSVVDGLLVTGQIPPRRLPQPWRFWSRLQFKRPPKRLSTPQARITAITSWPSTTTGIAEERVSYAKKTNSPRDGRLPGDRSSYRSRVY, encoded by the coding sequence ATGAAAATACTGATGGTACTGACGTCGCACGATCAGCTCGGCGAGACAGGCCACAAAACCGGGTTCTGGATTGAAGAGTTCGCGGCTCCCTACTTTGTCTTTAGAGATGCCGGTGTCGAGTTACCCCTTGCATCACCGAACGGCGGGCAGCCACCACTTGATCGAAAGAGTGATCTTGCCGAAAGTCAGGCGCCCGCGATGACACGGTTCAAGAAGGACGAAGAAGTGCGAAAACCACTCTCCCAAACTTCTAAACTTGCCGACATGAGAGCAGTAGACTTCGACACCGTCTTCTATGTGGGTGGGCACGGACCCATGTGGGACCTTGCCGAGAGCCCCGTTTCGATCGCTCTTCTCGAGTCGTTCTACAACTCGGGTAAGCTCATTGCGTTGGTGTGTCATTCTCCGGGAGTGCTCAGTCACGCCAAATATCAGGGTGTGCCGCTTGTGAAGGGCAAACATGTGGCGGGCTTCACGAACGGGGAAGAGGAAGAGATGCAACTCACCAAGGCCGATTGGCAGCCCTTCTCCGTCGTCGATGGGCTCTTGGTGACAGGACAAATCCCGCCTCGTCGACTTCCTCAGCCCTGGCGCTTTTGGAGTCGCTTACAGTTCAAAAGGCCGCCTAAGCGATTGTCAACACCCCAGGCCAGGATAACGGCCATAACATCCTGGCCGAGTACTACTACCGGAATAGCTGAAGAGAGGGTCTCGTATGCCAAGAAAACAAACAGTCCTCGTGACGGGCGGCTCCCAGGGGATCGGAGCAGCTATCGTTCGAGAGTTTATTAA
- a CDS encoding TolC family protein, which produces MSPDAASDIENLTLVAAVDLALKQNLDIQIANIETASKQQERLIARSDLLPHAGFSASEAVTRYNAKAQLGVQPSVIPHDIGPYQSIHVGPTFSTPIFNLTLIRQYQASGHRLLAGRADEQTVREETVLLTVSEYMAHLRALASITATESRVELADRLAHQAQDLLNDGVASKIDVSRAQVRLREEKQGLIDNQRDAETTLHALKRILNISDSAKIGFVDQRNFFSTPSLDVSDPLATALEQRYELSSLSESIKAAESAYKAAMAESIPNLTFDGRWNEQGQTLTTLVPGYDYQFDLKVPIFTGGRLNAERKSTALAEQRWQKQLAQERNLITEQVRDGQVELQAALHQVELSREEVQLANEEVSLSQGRFQSGVTDNIEVTTAQDSLARANDAEIGALFRYNIARAQLARAIDTVEKTYTHP; this is translated from the coding sequence ATGTCCCCGGACGCAGCTTCTGACATCGAGAACCTTACGCTAGTCGCGGCTGTTGATCTGGCGCTCAAGCAGAATCTCGACATCCAGATCGCCAATATTGAAACCGCGAGTAAGCAGCAAGAACGTTTGATCGCTCGCTCGGACCTGCTTCCACATGCTGGTTTCAGCGCAAGCGAAGCTGTCACAAGATACAACGCTAAAGCTCAGCTCGGGGTTCAGCCTTCCGTTATTCCGCATGACATCGGCCCATATCAGTCCATCCATGTTGGACCGACATTCTCGACTCCGATTTTTAATCTGACCCTGATCCGTCAATACCAGGCGAGCGGACACCGTCTGCTCGCGGGACGCGCCGATGAGCAGACAGTCCGCGAAGAGACTGTCTTGCTGACCGTGAGCGAATACATGGCCCATCTTCGCGCACTAGCCAGCATCACCGCTACTGAGTCGCGCGTCGAACTGGCCGACCGGTTGGCGCATCAGGCGCAGGACCTGCTCAACGATGGCGTAGCGAGCAAAATTGATGTATCGCGTGCTCAAGTCCGGCTCAGAGAAGAGAAGCAAGGCCTAATTGATAACCAGCGGGACGCGGAGACTACTCTCCATGCGTTGAAGCGCATTCTAAACATTTCGGACAGCGCGAAAATCGGATTCGTTGACCAGCGGAACTTTTTCTCGACACCTTCGCTCGATGTTTCTGATCCGCTAGCGACTGCGCTTGAGCAGCGATACGAATTGAGCTCCCTGTCTGAGAGCATCAAGGCTGCTGAATCGGCATACAAGGCAGCTATGGCCGAATCTATCCCGAATCTGACTTTTGATGGAAGGTGGAATGAGCAAGGCCAGACGCTCACCACGCTGGTTCCTGGATATGACTATCAATTTGATTTGAAAGTTCCTATCTTCACAGGGGGACGGCTTAACGCTGAACGCAAGAGCACAGCACTCGCAGAGCAGCGATGGCAGAAACAGCTCGCTCAGGAGCGAAATCTGATAACCGAGCAGGTGCGCGACGGGCAGGTCGAGTTGCAGGCAGCCTTGCATCAGGTAGAGCTTAGCCGAGAGGAGGTGCAATTGGCCAATGAGGAGGTCTCGCTTTCGCAGGGACGTTTTCAGTCTGGTGTTACCGACAATATCGAGGTCACCACTGCGCAGGATTCGCTCGCTCGCGCGAACGACGCGGAGATCGGTGCGCTGTTCCGCTACAACATCGCGCGTGCTCAACTTGCGCGTGCGATTGACACTGTGGAGAAGACGTATACCCATCCTTGA
- a CDS encoding HlyD family secretion protein → MSEVALAPPIEESVIVPEPPKAGGIAARKKALLIWGGVAVLVLLVVLGVRYIIWSAHHEETDDAYLEGHLHPISARVTDTVQQVLIDDNQHVVEGQTLVILDPNDYKVRLDQAKAALDVARREADTAESAIRSTSQSATAQTTQAVGTIGETKASIQASKAAVVAAEAGVPRAQAQLQEADATLHRDDVDLHRYEDLYAKEQVSKQTVDHQRASYQVAIAAQAAAQEQVRQAQAQLVAAQQGVVRTEALLTNSVGGLQSAKASRLETRVREGQFATAQAAVAQAMAALEEAKLQLSYTLIKASASGRIGRKSVEAGQRVQIGQPLMAIVEDKPWVVANFKETQLQNMRTGQRVEVEIDTFPKHKFYGYIDSLAPGSGNEFALLPPDNATGNFTKIVQRIPVKIVLDQDSVRGYENLLSPGMSSIVTVATK, encoded by the coding sequence ATGAGTGAAGTAGCTTTAGCACCGCCGATTGAAGAATCAGTCATAGTGCCGGAACCTCCGAAGGCTGGCGGGATTGCCGCGAGGAAAAAAGCACTATTGATATGGGGAGGGGTCGCCGTTCTGGTCTTGTTGGTGGTGCTTGGCGTTCGATACATCATCTGGTCTGCACATCATGAGGAGACGGATGATGCGTATCTGGAAGGACATCTCCACCCAATTAGTGCTCGCGTCACGGATACAGTACAACAGGTCCTGATCGACGACAACCAGCACGTAGTTGAAGGACAGACCCTCGTCATCCTGGACCCCAATGACTACAAGGTGAGACTGGACCAGGCGAAGGCAGCCCTTGATGTTGCACGTCGCGAAGCTGATACCGCGGAGTCTGCGATCCGATCAACTTCCCAATCCGCTACGGCGCAGACCACACAAGCAGTGGGCACGATTGGTGAGACCAAAGCTTCAATCCAGGCGTCAAAAGCCGCAGTTGTCGCTGCTGAGGCAGGTGTTCCGCGTGCGCAGGCCCAGCTTCAAGAGGCAGATGCAACTCTTCATCGCGACGATGTTGACCTCCACAGGTACGAAGATCTCTACGCGAAGGAGCAAGTCTCGAAGCAAACCGTCGATCACCAGCGCGCAAGCTACCAAGTAGCTATTGCCGCGCAAGCCGCTGCTCAAGAGCAGGTGCGGCAGGCGCAGGCACAATTGGTTGCTGCACAACAAGGCGTCGTCCGCACGGAGGCGTTGCTGACGAACTCGGTGGGCGGATTGCAATCCGCGAAAGCTTCACGGCTTGAGACACGCGTACGGGAGGGCCAATTTGCAACGGCACAGGCCGCAGTCGCACAGGCTATGGCCGCGCTGGAGGAAGCAAAGCTTCAGCTTTCCTACACGCTCATCAAAGCTTCCGCGAGCGGACGCATCGGCAGAAAGTCAGTTGAAGCAGGGCAGCGAGTCCAGATAGGGCAGCCGCTGATGGCGATTGTGGAAGACAAGCCATGGGTGGTCGCTAATTTCAAGGAAACACAACTGCAGAATATGCGTACCGGCCAGCGTGTTGAGGTAGAGATCGATACATTTCCCAAGCACAAGTTTTACGGTTATATAGACAGTCTCGCTCCTGGCTCTGGTAATGAATTCGCGTTGCTGCCACCGGACAATGCGACCGGCAACTTCACCAAGATCGTGCAGCGCATTCCGGTTAAGATCGTGCTCGATCAGGATAGCGTGCGCGGCTATGAGAACCTGCTTTCACCCGGTATGTCGTCCATCGTCACCGTAGCCACGAAATAG
- a CDS encoding DHA2 family efflux MFS transporter permease subunit — protein sequence MAVLDIIVTNSSLRDIAGTLAASSDEISWVPTAYLVAEIVVISLTSWLSAAFSLKKYLLVNSILFVVFSVCCGQARSLEFMILFRVLQGFTGGVLIPLSFDVILRYLPTTKRAIGMAMFTITATFAPAVGPLLGGWLTDNYGWPFIFYINVIPGALLITAVWFTMEQQPMNLSLLKKGDWWGILTMAIGLASFEIVLEDGNRKDWFGDPEIVKLAVIAAIFIPAFIIIELREKEPLVDLRLFARRNFGLGSIVNLALGIGLYGVIFILPTYLGQIHGYDATQIGTVIIWLGLPQLVVIPLIPKLMKFIDARIIIGIGILLFGGSSFLDIHLDSDFAGPQFYIPLIIRAIGQPLIMTPLSAVTTAGMAEGRESGAASSLFNMMRNIGGSIGIAGLSTLLSVRERFHSERIGESVTIYAGPVQERLQRSANYFASQGSDPYSARARAIGAVGSAIRRQAFLLAYGDCFLVLGCVLLVSGVALFFMKKARISGPAGGH from the coding sequence ATGGCGGTGCTCGATATCATCGTCACAAATTCTTCGCTTCGCGACATCGCAGGAACCCTGGCAGCCAGTTCAGATGAGATTTCATGGGTTCCGACGGCATATCTGGTCGCTGAGATTGTTGTGATCTCGTTGACCTCGTGGCTCTCTGCGGCATTTTCACTGAAGAAATATCTTCTAGTGAACTCGATCCTGTTTGTAGTCTTTTCTGTCTGTTGCGGACAGGCGCGTTCTTTGGAGTTCATGATCCTCTTTCGCGTACTACAGGGATTCACGGGGGGCGTACTCATTCCACTCTCTTTCGACGTGATCCTCAGATACCTTCCGACGACGAAGAGGGCAATTGGCATGGCCATGTTCACCATCACGGCGACTTTTGCTCCTGCCGTAGGACCTCTACTCGGCGGATGGCTGACGGACAACTATGGATGGCCATTCATCTTTTACATCAACGTAATTCCGGGAGCACTGCTAATCACAGCGGTGTGGTTCACCATGGAACAGCAGCCCATGAACCTAAGCCTGCTAAAGAAGGGTGACTGGTGGGGCATCCTGACTATGGCGATCGGCCTCGCTTCATTCGAGATCGTGCTCGAGGATGGAAATCGTAAGGACTGGTTCGGCGATCCGGAGATTGTGAAGCTGGCCGTGATCGCAGCGATCTTCATTCCCGCTTTCATTATTATCGAGTTGCGAGAAAAAGAGCCGCTCGTCGATCTACGACTCTTTGCGCGCAGGAATTTTGGGCTCGGCAGCATCGTCAATTTGGCTCTTGGAATTGGCCTCTATGGTGTCATCTTCATTCTGCCCACGTACCTCGGCCAGATTCATGGATACGATGCGACTCAGATAGGGACGGTGATCATCTGGCTGGGCCTTCCACAACTTGTTGTTATCCCCCTGATACCGAAATTGATGAAATTTATCGACGCGCGAATCATTATAGGCATCGGGATTCTTCTTTTCGGCGGTAGCTCTTTTTTAGATATTCATCTCGATTCCGATTTCGCCGGCCCGCAGTTTTATATCCCGCTTATCATCCGCGCGATAGGCCAACCTCTCATCATGACTCCTCTTTCCGCCGTCACCACGGCCGGCATGGCCGAAGGACGTGAAAGTGGGGCGGCATCGTCGCTCTTCAACATGATGCGTAATATAGGCGGATCGATCGGTATCGCCGGACTATCGACGTTGCTCTCTGTGAGAGAGCGGTTCCATTCGGAGCGCATCGGCGAATCGGTGACCATTTACGCGGGACCGGTGCAGGAACGCCTGCAGCGGTCTGCGAATTACTTCGCGTCTCAGGGCAGCGATCCGTACTCGGCTCGCGCTCGCGCGATCGGCGCTGTCGGCTCCGCGATCCGACGCCAGGCGTTTCTACTCGCCTATGGAGATTGTTTCCTGGTGCTGGGCTGCGTATTGCTCGTCAGTGGAGTCGCCTTATTTTTTATGAAAAAGGCAAGAATATCGGGTCCCGCGGGGGGGCATTGA
- a CDS encoding glycogen/starch/alpha-glucan phosphorylase produces the protein MKHIQEQEQGLPLSHDREQQQMGVLAGENRAGTSAEEIAVSFRNHMTHSVGRPLESSSMIDKYHALSAAVRDRLMDQWLETIQTYRQKDVRVLSFLSAEYLLGPHLQNDLLNLDLTPQTEQALKSLGLDLTAIAVEEPEPGLGNGGLGRLAACFLDSLSTLDVPVIGYGLRYEFGIFRQEIVDGWQVEKSDKWLQFGNPWEIPASMSMEVGLFGHTETYTDDKGSVRRRWVPGYTVKGIPFDTPIPGYKTRTVNRLRLWESEAVDSFDLRLFNSGDYAGAVHAKMESETISKVLYPPDEKVEGKRLRLTQQFFFTSCSLQDMVRLHLALGKPLTDFDKKWTVQLNDTHPSIGIAELMRLLMDEHEVGWDDAWRVTQATFGYTNHTLLPEALERWPLDMFANLLPRHLEIIYEINRRFLDDMRARFPDDDARLRRMSIIGEDGERSVQMAHLAVVGSKAINGVAQLHTELLEKTTLHDYYEAFPERFSNKTNGVTPRRWLMLSNPELTGLINETIGTDWHKDLYGLKSLEPFAKDTGFLDRWRKTQEASKGRLAAYIKETMSIDVDPKSMFDVQVKRLHEYKRQHLNALHILSLYCQIKSGTIKNLAPRTFLFGGKAAPSYSMAKLIIKLICQVGELVNNDPQVKDVLKVIFLPNYSVSLGQRIYPAADLSEQISTAGFEASGTGCMKFMMNGAVAIGTLDGANIEIRKEAGEENFFLFGMTAPEISDLQQAGYNPRRYYDKSPLLREVLDGLRDGRFSNGDRDLFSPLVNDLMNHDRYFVLADFDAYAAAQQEAGKAYADISRWGTMSLLNTARSGKFSSDRTIRQYCEDIWKLPLGS, from the coding sequence TTGAAACATATACAGGAGCAAGAGCAGGGATTGCCGTTGAGCCATGATCGCGAACAGCAGCAGATGGGTGTGCTGGCCGGCGAAAACCGCGCCGGTACATCGGCTGAAGAAATTGCAGTTTCGTTCCGCAATCACATGACGCATAGCGTAGGCCGACCGCTGGAATCGTCCAGCATGATCGATAAATATCATGCGCTGTCAGCCGCTGTGCGCGATCGCTTGATGGATCAATGGCTAGAGACGATTCAGACCTACAGACAGAAAGATGTTCGGGTCCTTTCGTTCCTGAGCGCCGAATACCTGTTGGGGCCTCACCTACAGAACGATCTGTTGAATTTGGATTTGACTCCACAAACCGAGCAGGCGCTCAAGAGCCTCGGGCTGGATCTGACGGCCATCGCCGTCGAGGAGCCTGAGCCTGGCTTGGGCAACGGCGGGTTGGGTCGATTGGCGGCGTGCTTTCTTGATTCGCTCTCGACGCTGGATGTACCGGTGATTGGATATGGTCTGCGTTACGAGTTCGGTATCTTCCGCCAGGAGATCGTGGATGGATGGCAGGTAGAGAAGTCGGATAAATGGCTCCAGTTTGGCAATCCATGGGAGATTCCGGCTTCGATGTCTATGGAAGTAGGGCTCTTCGGGCACACCGAGACGTACACGGATGATAAGGGTTCAGTTCGTCGCAGATGGGTGCCTGGTTATACGGTGAAGGGCATTCCGTTCGATACGCCGATTCCGGGCTATAAGACGCGCACAGTCAACCGGCTGAGACTCTGGGAGTCTGAAGCTGTCGATTCGTTTGATTTGAGGCTATTCAACAGCGGCGATTACGCAGGGGCCGTGCACGCAAAGATGGAATCCGAGACCATCAGCAAAGTCCTGTACCCGCCGGACGAAAAGGTTGAAGGCAAGCGTTTGAGGCTGACGCAACAATTTTTCTTTACGTCGTGCTCTTTGCAGGACATGGTGCGGTTACATCTGGCACTCGGCAAACCGCTGACAGACTTCGACAAAAAATGGACGGTGCAGTTGAACGACACCCATCCTTCGATCGGTATTGCGGAGCTGATGCGGCTGCTGATGGATGAGCACGAGGTAGGCTGGGACGATGCGTGGCGGGTGACACAAGCTACTTTCGGTTATACCAACCACACGCTTCTGCCTGAGGCGTTGGAGCGTTGGCCGTTGGACATGTTTGCAAATCTGCTGCCACGGCATCTTGAAATCATCTACGAGATTAATCGCCGGTTTCTGGATGATATGCGCGCTCGCTTTCCTGACGACGACGCGCGACTTCGACGAATGAGCATCATCGGCGAGGACGGGGAACGCAGCGTGCAGATGGCACATCTTGCCGTCGTCGGCAGCAAAGCGATCAATGGCGTCGCGCAACTCCATACGGAATTGTTGGAAAAAACTACTCTGCATGACTACTACGAGGCCTTCCCGGAACGTTTCAGCAATAAGACCAATGGTGTCACTCCGCGTCGCTGGTTGATGCTTTCAAATCCGGAGCTTACAGGGCTAATCAATGAGACCATCGGGACTGATTGGCACAAGGATTTGTATGGTTTGAAGTCGTTGGAGCCCTTTGCCAAGGATACGGGCTTCCTCGATCGTTGGCGGAAGACACAGGAGGCTTCAAAGGGCCGGCTTGCTGCCTACATCAAGGAGACGATGTCCATAGACGTGGATCCGAAATCGATGTTTGACGTTCAGGTAAAACGGCTGCACGAGTACAAGCGCCAACACTTGAATGCACTGCATATTCTTTCGCTGTACTGCCAGATCAAGAGCGGAACAATAAAAAACCTTGCGCCGCGGACGTTCTTGTTTGGAGGAAAAGCCGCGCCCAGTTATTCGATGGCGAAGTTGATCATCAAGCTGATCTGTCAGGTCGGTGAGTTGGTCAACAATGATCCCCAGGTAAAAGATGTTTTGAAGGTCATTTTCCTTCCGAATTACTCGGTCTCGCTGGGCCAGCGTATCTACCCCGCTGCTGATCTCTCCGAGCAAATCTCTACTGCAGGATTCGAAGCGAGCGGAACCGGATGCATGAAATTCATGATGAATGGGGCCGTCGCCATTGGCACACTGGACGGCGCGAATATTGAAATTCGCAAAGAGGCGGGTGAAGAGAACTTCTTCCTCTTCGGCATGACGGCGCCGGAGATCAGCGATCTGCAGCAGGCAGGCTACAACCCACGCCGCTACTACGATAAGAGTCCGCTGCTGCGTGAGGTACTGGACGGCTTGCGTGATGGGAGGTTCTCAAATGGTGATCGCGATCTATTTTCGCCACTGGTAAATGACCTGATGAATCATGACCGTTATTTCGTGCTCGCTGACTTCGATGCCTACGCCGCGGCGCAGCAGGAAGCCGGCAAAGCCTATGCCGACATTTCACGTTGGGGGACCATGTCACTGCTGAATACAGCACGTTCAGGCAAATTCTCATCCGATCGCACGATCCGCCAATACTGTGAGGATATTTGGAAGCTTCCGCTCGGAAGCTAG
- a CDS encoding DoxX family protein, producing MMFPQLAHFTDLGLLLLRLMVGLVFITSGYGHLKDPEARSKSIEMSKGFTIFLGIAEVAGSLGVTFGVLTQLAAFGLIFLMLGAIEKKIFSWHIGFWGQTTYGWHYDLMFILINLVIAFTDGGHYVLLK from the coding sequence ATGATGTTCCCGCAACTCGCTCACTTTACCGATCTCGGTCTGCTCCTGCTGCGGCTTATGGTGGGCTTAGTCTTCATCACAAGCGGCTATGGTCATCTGAAGGATCCGGAGGCGCGCTCGAAGAGCATCGAGATGTCGAAGGGCTTCACGATTTTTCTCGGGATCGCCGAGGTCGCTGGCAGCCTGGGGGTCACCTTTGGTGTCCTCACACAACTCGCCGCTTTTGGACTGATCTTCCTCATGCTAGGAGCGATCGAGAAGAAAATCTTTTCCTGGCACATAGGATTCTGGGGGCAAACAACCTACGGCTGGCACTACGACCTAATGTTCATCCTAATCAATCTAGTGATCGCCTTCACGGACGGGGGACATTATGTGCTCTTGAAGTGA
- a CDS encoding SDR family oxidoreductase, translating into MSAIIAVRHVERKPDLSGQTVVVIGGSLGIGLETARRASAEQAKVILTGRDLQRLQRAASEVNALSCSAFDATDPPLLAQFFRDLQAPIDHIMVTAGQPSYGRIIDQEYDRARRALTDRLLLFIEVARNAAGKVRDGGTLIFMGDADSRRPGIGIGIASTVAASLPALTANLALELAPVRVNLIAAGFVDTELSASLLGDELEKRRNQLRAKLPIRRVIQPADVASLAVHIMSNTAITGATYDIDGGQQFVAV; encoded by the coding sequence ATGAGCGCAATAATCGCTGTCCGTCATGTTGAGCGGAAACCGGACCTCTCAGGGCAAACCGTAGTCGTCATCGGTGGAAGCTTAGGAATCGGGCTCGAAACCGCCCGAAGAGCAAGTGCGGAGCAAGCAAAGGTCATCCTCACCGGCCGCGATCTTCAGCGTCTGCAGCGCGCAGCGAGCGAGGTAAATGCGCTGAGCTGTAGTGCTTTTGACGCCACGGATCCTCCGCTGCTCGCTCAGTTTTTCCGCGATCTGCAGGCTCCAATCGATCACATCATGGTGACCGCCGGCCAGCCTTCCTACGGGCGCATCATTGATCAGGAATACGACCGCGCACGCCGTGCTCTGACCGACCGCCTCTTACTCTTTATCGAAGTCGCGCGGAACGCAGCTGGCAAGGTAAGAGATGGAGGAACATTGATATTTATGGGCGACGCCGATAGCCGTCGTCCAGGCATTGGCATCGGGATCGCATCGACGGTAGCGGCCTCACTTCCCGCCCTCACCGCCAATCTAGCTCTTGAACTCGCACCGGTTCGCGTAAACCTCATCGCCGCCGGATTCGTCGACACGGAGCTGTCCGCATCACTCCTGGGCGATGAACTTGAAAAACGTCGCAACCAGCTTCGAGCCAAACTCCCCATCCGGCGGGTTATTCAACCAGCAGATGTCGCCTCGCTGGCGGTGCACATCATGAGCAACACCGCCATTACGGGTGCCACCTACGACATCGATGGTGGCCAGCAGTTCGTAGCCGTCTAG
- a CDS encoding carbonic anhydrase produces MMSIIDKALEANRKYAKGYDPSHGKPPAPKIVVVTCMDPRLSDLPAILGLPEADIDVIRTGGPAVTEDVLGELVVSNHVLGTKEILLLNHTGCGFTTFTDAELNAKLSASTGDASPAPMRFFSYKDPEEHTREQMRRIRSHPWIDKDIPVRGVVFDMETGRLHEVKDLKHEHAA; encoded by the coding sequence ATGATGAGCATAATTGATAAGGCATTAGAAGCAAACCGTAAGTACGCGAAGGGCTACGACCCATCTCACGGAAAGCCCCCGGCTCCCAAGATCGTAGTCGTAACCTGTATGGACCCACGGCTCTCAGACCTGCCTGCGATCCTGGGCTTGCCGGAGGCCGATATCGACGTTATCCGGACTGGCGGACCAGCGGTAACGGAAGATGTCCTGGGAGAGCTTGTTGTGTCGAACCATGTGCTCGGAACCAAAGAGATATTGCTTCTCAACCATACCGGCTGTGGGTTCACAACCTTCACTGACGCTGAACTGAACGCGAAGCTGAGCGCTTCTACCGGTGATGCGTCGCCGGCCCCGATGCGGTTCTTCTCCTACAAGGACCCGGAAGAACACACGCGGGAGCAGATGAGAAGGATCAGATCGCATCCATGGATTGACAAAGATATTCCCGTGCGCGGCGTGGTTTTCGACATGGAAACGGGGAGATTGCACGAGGTCAAAGACCTGAAACATGAGCACGCCGCCTGA
- a CDS encoding NADP-dependent oxidoreductase has protein sequence MKAIVVTEYGGPEVLKFEDYPDPVPGPGEVLVQIAATSVNPIDYKRRAGLTKDFYPMTFPGLIGIDISGTVVKVGPEVEGFSVGDQVFAIADNTYAELCVVKAEVLAKIPQGLDLIQAAALPLATITGNQLLSSTGIETGQTVMVVGAVGNVGRSAVFTAKDRGAIVIAGVLKRQMDEAKTLGADWVVATDDDTAIANLPPLDAVADTVGGKIAEKLLAKVKPGSVFASVNGAPQNAAKYPSVKVVTVFSKFDRKTLVFMAEAVRDGKLVIPISQILPLSGAAKAHAAAEKGGIGKILLVP, from the coding sequence ATGAAGGCAATCGTTGTGACCGAATATGGTGGTCCGGAAGTGCTAAAGTTCGAGGATTACCCTGACCCAGTTCCGGGACCAGGCGAGGTACTGGTGCAGATCGCCGCAACGAGCGTGAACCCCATCGACTACAAGCGACGTGCCGGGTTAACGAAAGACTTCTATCCGATGACTTTTCCGGGATTGATAGGAATCGATATTTCTGGAACCGTGGTGAAGGTCGGGCCGGAAGTGGAAGGCTTTTCCGTCGGTGACCAGGTATTCGCCATAGCGGACAATACTTATGCCGAGCTCTGCGTGGTAAAAGCAGAGGTTCTGGCGAAAATTCCGCAAGGTCTGGATTTGATTCAGGCGGCGGCGCTGCCGCTGGCAACTATAACTGGCAACCAGCTCCTTTCATCTACGGGGATCGAAACGGGCCAAACGGTTATGGTCGTAGGTGCTGTGGGAAATGTCGGACGTTCGGCGGTATTCACCGCGAAGGACCGCGGGGCGATTGTAATCGCGGGGGTTCTGAAGCGGCAGATGGATGAGGCGAAGACTCTTGGCGCAGACTGGGTAGTCGCAACCGACGATGACACCGCGATTGCGAATCTTCCGCCGCTCGATGCGGTGGCGGATACGGTCGGCGGGAAGATCGCCGAGAAGCTGCTTGCCAAGGTCAAGCCTGGAAGTGTGTTTGCTTCAGTTAACGGGGCACCGCAGAACGCCGCGAAGTATCCCTCTGTAAAAGTGGTGACAGTGTTCTCGAAATTTGACAGGAAGACGCTCGTGTTTATGGCAGAAGCCGTGCGAGATGGCAAGCTGGTCATCCCGATCAGCCAGATACTGCCTCTGAGTGGCGCCGCGAAGGCTCATGCAGCGGCGGAAAAGGGCGGCATCGGGAAGATATTGCTGGTGCCCTGA
- a CDS encoding DNA-3-methyladenine glycosylase, with protein sequence MPTHTAELARYLIGKTIAHKIGRSTLSGRIVETEAYPPGDPSGHGYRGRTARNKSLFLEKGFAYVYFIYGTSFMLNVSAEEPEVGAGVLLRAIEPLQGIDIMKQLRETDKLTDLARGPGRLAAALEIDRQLDGVDLCANGPLWLGTAVRETGHINTSVRIGITREIDRLLRFYEAGSPFVSGPRK encoded by the coding sequence TTGCCAACTCATACGGCTGAGCTGGCCAGATATCTCATCGGCAAAACCATTGCACATAAGATCGGAAGAAGCACACTTAGCGGTCGTATTGTCGAGACAGAGGCTTACCCGCCAGGCGATCCGAGTGGCCATGGTTACCGCGGGCGCACGGCAAGGAACAAATCGCTATTTTTAGAAAAAGGGTTTGCCTATGTGTACTTCATCTATGGGACGTCGTTCATGCTCAACGTGTCGGCTGAGGAACCGGAGGTTGGTGCCGGGGTGCTGCTGCGCGCCATCGAGCCTCTTCAAGGAATTGACATAATGAAACAGCTCCGCGAAACCGACAAGCTCACAGATTTGGCGAGAGGTCCGGGACGGCTTGCGGCTGCATTGGAAATCGACCGGCAACTGGACGGAGTCGACCTGTGTGCCAATGGTCCGCTTTGGCTTGGCACTGCAGTTCGAGAAACCGGGCACATCAACACGAGCGTGCGCATCGGCATCACGCGTGAGATAGACCGGCTGCTGCGTTTCTATGAAGCAGGCAGCCCGTTTGTTAGCGGACCCCGCAAATGA